The Leptolyngbya sp. CCY15150 nucleotide sequence GCGATCGCTCACATTATCACCCAGGAGTGTGGCAAAACCTTGGCGGAGTCGCGGGGCGAACTGCAGCGAGCGATCGAAAATGTGGAGGTGGCCTGCGGCATTCCTATGCTGATGCAGGGCTATAATTCCGAAGACATTGCTCGGGGGATTGATGAAACCATGATCCGCCAACCCTTGGGCGTCACGGCCATTATTGCGCCGTTTAACTTTCCTGGCATGATTCCCTTTTGGTTCTTACCCTACGCGATCGCCTGTGGTAACACTTGTGTGATCAAGCCGTCGGAAAAGGTGCCGTTGACTATGCAGCGGATTATGGGATTAATCCACCAGCTTGATCTACCGCCGGGGGTGGTGAATCTTGTGCATGGTGCCAAAGATGCGGTGGATGCACTGCTGGATCATCCGTTGGTGCGGGCAATTAGTTTTGTTGGTTCTAGCCCTGTGGCGCGGTATGTCTACAGTCGGGCGGCGGCGGCGGGGAAGCGGGCCCAGTGCCAGGGTGGTGCCAAAAATCCGGTGATTGTGTTACCTGATGCGGATATGGATATGACCACTCGCATTATGGCGGATAGTGCCTTTGGCTGTGCCGGGCAGCGCTGTTTGGCGGCATCGATCGCGATCACGGTGGGGCAAGCGAAGGATCATTTTACGGAGGCGATCGCTTCGGTGGCGGAGAACCGTAAGGTGGGCTATGGTCTGGAGGAGGGTGTGCAGATGGGGACGGTGATCTCGGCCCAAAGTAAGCTGCGCATTGAGGCGTTGATTCAGCAAGGCGCAGATGAAGGCGCGAAGATTTTGATTGATGGCCGCCGTCCTCAGATTCCTGGCTATGAGCAGGGACATTTTATCCGTCCCACCATTTTGCAAGATCTAGATCCATCTAGCGACTTGGCCCGCACGGAAATTTTTGGCCCG carries:
- a CDS encoding CoA-acylating methylmalonate-semialdehyde dehydrogenase, which encodes MSAATPLLNYINGTWCASAADCLPVINPATLDPLGQVPLSMAEEVDAAVQAGQAAFPGWRRIPPTDRVRYLFHLRQLLEQDREAIAHIITQECGKTLAESRGELQRAIENVEVACGIPMLMQGYNSEDIARGIDETMIRQPLGVTAIIAPFNFPGMIPFWFLPYAIACGNTCVIKPSEKVPLTMQRIMGLIHQLDLPPGVVNLVHGAKDAVDALLDHPLVRAISFVGSSPVARYVYSRAAAAGKRAQCQGGAKNPVIVLPDADMDMTTRIMADSAFGCAGQRCLAASIAITVGQAKDHFTEAIASVAENRKVGYGLEEGVQMGTVISAQSKLRIEALIQQGADEGAKILIDGRRPQIPGYEQGHFIRPTILQDLDPSSDLARTEIFGPVLSLIHLDTIEEAIALINRGQYGNMACLFTSSGAAARQFRYEAEAGNIGINIGVAAPMAFFPFSGWKDSFFGDLHGQGQHAVEFFTQTKVVIERWPQEWSRRF